AGTGCCTCGCGAAGCGCGCCGGGCTGCGGCTCGGTGTCGTCGTCCATGATCCAAACGTGGTCTGCACCGTGGTCCAGGACTGCACGTTCCATACCCACAACAAATCCCCCTGCACCGCCCATGTTGGCCTTGAGCGTTACGACGTCCGTGGGAACAGGGCCGCGGTAGGTCCTGAGGAATTCCGGCGTGTCGTCCGTGGAGGCGTTGTCCACAACGACGACAGCGTCCGGCACCTCCGTCCCGGCGGTGATTCCGGCCAAGGTGGTCTCAAGGAGTTCACGCCGGTTAAAGGTCACCACAACGGCGACCACAACAGGTTTGGACGTCATTTACTTGCCTTTGGTCTGGGATGGCTGGAAGTGCCGCCGAATCAGCAGGCCCGCCAACTTCCATGGTTCAACAAAAACTCTGTAGGCAACACGGCCCGGATGGAGAACCAGGCGCCACGCCCATTCGAGCCCAAGGCGCCCGAGCCAACGCGGCGCGAGCTTCTGGACGCCGGCCACCTGTTCAATGGCACCGCCAACGGCACAATACACGGCGGGCGGAAACTGAGTGAGTCGTCGCTGCAGGACCGTCTCCTGGAGCGGCATGCCAAGGCCCAGCAGCACCAGCTGAGGACGGAATCGATCCAACCACTCGACGACCGCCATTTCCAACTCGTCGTCCCATCCTTCGCCGGGCATGCCATCTACCGTTGCGTCCGGAATAATCGTGCGCAGCCTGGCCACAGCCTGCGTATTTGCAGCCCGTCCCGCGCCGATCACGGCCACCCTTTCCAAACCCTTTACTCCCCCGAGTGCCGGGATCCAGTCCATGGACCCGAGGCGATATGCCATGGGGCCCTGTCCCAACGGTTTTAGTTGCCGTTTGTGAGCCAATCCCCAAAGCATGGCTACCGGGGCACCGTCAAGAAGGATGACCGAGCTTTGATCGTAAAGTGAACGGAAATCTGCACAGGAATGAAACAGCGTAATGCTGTGAAGATTGTGGCCGAGCACAGTACGGGTGGTTCCGGTGGCGATGAGTCCGTGCAAGGCATCGATCAATTCGTTGACGCGCAGCGGAGTCGCGTCGACGTCAAGGACGGGGACGCGCTGGCGGTCCGGAATCATTCGGGTTTGGCTTCACGTGGAGCGTCGGGTGCCGATGCTGAAACAGCGGCTGCGGGATCCTCGACGGCGGGTGCTTCCGTTACTTCGATGGGTGCGTCGTGTGAGGTGGCCGCTTCGGAGACAGGTTCTTCCTGTTCTGCTGCTTCTGTTTCTGCTGCTGCCGGCGCAGCGGAAGGTGCAGGCTCGTCAACGCCGAGGACGGAAGGAACAACTTCACGCAATCGCTCCAGGGAGATAGCGCCTTCGCGTACCACCCTGAAGGGTTCTGAGGTTGCATCCACGATGGTGGAAGGCAGGGCAGCAGTACCTTTCACGGGCCGGAAGCCGCCTTCAAGGTAAACCTCCACGGAATCTGCCAGCTGGAGCCGGGCCTCTGAAGCGGTCTGCGCTGCTTCCTGCCCTGTCCGGTTGGCCGATGAAACAGCCAGCGGCCCAGTAAGGCCCAGGAGCTCCAGCGCGAGTTCGTCGTCAGGCATCCGCAGGGCAACAGTGCCCTTGGTATCACCCAGATCCCAATCCAAAGACGGCTGGGCGTGGAGGATGAGCGTCAGGCCACCAGGCCAGAATGCCTGTGCCAAGGCCCTGGCATTGGCGGATACATCGCTCGCGAGTCCGTCCAGGGCATTGATGCGGGGAATCAGCACCGGTGGGGGCATTTGCCGGCTACGGCCCTTGGAGGCCAACAACATTGTCACGGCCAAGGGGGAAAAGGCGTCAGCGGCAATGCCGTACACGGTGTCCGTCGGCAGCACGATGCACTTCTTTTCGCTGATGGCACGCTGCGCGTGTTGAAGTCCTTCAGCCCGCTGGTCATCGGAAGTGCAATTGTAGGTTGTGGTCACAGCGCTATTCTTTCACTCATCAGGAGCCTTGTTTGCCAGCACTGCGCTCGTGGCACGTTCCTTGCCGTTGAGGTCAAAGTGCGTGGTGATGTCCTGCCAACGTCCCGCTCGACGCAACATGCCGCTGATCCAATCGGCCTGGACTTCTGCGTGTTCCATCACGAAGTAGCCGCCAGGTTTCAGGAGGCGGCCTGCAGAGGCTGCTGCCGCCGTCGGGAGTTCCATGCCATCCGCTCCCCCACCGTACAGTGCTTCGGGCGGATCATGCAGGGCAACTTCGGGCTCGTTCGGGATGGCTTCGGCAGGGATGTACGGAGGATTGGACACCACAACGTCAAAGGAGCCGTTGTGTTCAGGCAAGGCATCCCTGAGATCGCCCTGGATCAGCGAGACACCCAGCGGTTCAAGGTTCCTGCTGGCCCAGGCATGGGCAAAAGTGCTGAACTCCACAGCATGGACTTCGGCACCTGGAACCTCCTGGGCGATTGAACCGGCAATGGCTCCGGAACCCGTCCCGAGGTCCACGATCTTAGGGTGGGACATGCCAGCCACGTGGTCGATGACAAGCTGGACAACGGATTCCGTTTCGGGCCGGGGAATGAACACACCCGGCCCCACCTGCAACTCAAGGTGGCGGAAATACGCGACGCCGGTGATGTGCTGAAGCGGTACGCGTCCGGCACGCTCGGCCACCAGTTCGGCGTAGCCTTCAGGGGCGGGGGAATCCCCCAGCAGCATTGCCCGCAACCGGCCCAGCCCCACTCCCAACAGGTGCTCCGCAAGAAGTTCGGCATCGACGCGCGGGGTGGGGACTCCGGCGTCGGACAAAACCGCAGTGGCCTCGCGAACAGCATCCGCGAGGCTCTGGCCGGGGAAAATCGTCATATCTATGCCCTGACAGCTGGAAATCGGGTGATAGCTGGAAATCGGCAGGTTTGTGGTGCTCTGCTACTCGCCCAGGGCGTCCAGTCGCGACTGCTCGTCCGCTTCAATTGCCGACTGGATAACGGGTTCCAGGTCACCATTCATCACGGCGTCGAGGTTGTATGCCTTATACCCAGTGCGGTGGTCCGCAATGCGGTTTTCCGGGAAGTTGTAGGTGCGGATGCGCTCTGAGCGGTCCATCGTACGGATCTGCGACTTGCGCTGTTCGGAGTTGGCGGCGTCGATCTGTTCCTGCTGGTGGGCCAGAAGACGCGCACGGAGAACGCGCATGCCGGCTTCGCGGTTCTGCAGCTGCGACTTTTCGTTCTGCATGGCCACCACGATGCCCGTAGGCAAGTGGGTGATTCGAACTGCGGAGTCAGTGGTGTTCACGGACTGGCCACCAGGACCGGAGGAACGGTAGACGTCGATCTTGAGGTCGTTCTGGTTGATTTCAAGTTCTTCGGGTTCATCCACTTCGGGAAGCACCAGGACACCTGCCGCGGATGTGTGGATACGGCCTTGGGACTCTGTCACCGGAACACGCTGCACCCGGTGCACGCCGCCTTCGAACTTCAGTCGCGCAAACACGCCCTCCGCGGGGTCGTTCGAGTTGCCCTTGATGGCCACGGCAACGTCCTTGTATCCACCAAGATCGGATTCGTTAGCGGAGATCATCTCAGTCTTCCAGCCCCGCGACTCGGCGTACCGCATGTACATACGGAGAAGGTCACCGGCGAACAACGCAGCTTCGTCGCCGCCTTCGCCACCCTTGACCTCAAGGATGACGTTGCGGGCATCGTCCGGATCACGAGGGATCAACAGACGGCGCAGCCGCTCCTGTGCCGCAGGAATCTGCTCCTCCAGCTGCACAACTTCTGCAGCGAATTCGGGATCCTCGTCTGCCATCTCTTTGGCAGCTTCCAAATCGTCATTGAGCCCGCGCCATTTGTTGTACGCCTCCACAATGCCCTGGAGCTGCGCAGAACGCCGCCCCAATTTCCGGGCAGCAGACTGATCGGCATAAACAGCAGGATCACTCAACTGCGCCTGGATAGCAGCATGCTCATCAAGCAATCCCTGTACGGACTCAAACATTTTCAAACCTCTTTCGACTTCAACAAGTCTAATAACTGCATCGTGGGGTCACGTACAGCCCATCTGGCGGGCGCACATGGGCCGATTTGACCTCGCGTGGTGTCGGGCCAAGGATTCGGTTTAGATCAAGGATTCCTTAAACAAAGACCGCTCAAAATATGCCGGCCAGGGAGTGGCTTCGGGCCTGCCGGAGCCGGGTAGCTTGCGATCGCAGATCGCAAGCTACCCGGCGTAGGGGCGGGGCCGGCATATTTTGAGCGGTTAGAGCACAGCTATTTGTCGTTGTCCGACTTCGCTCCGAGCGTCGTCTTCTGAACCTGCATGAGGAACTCGACGTTGCTCTGCGTCTCCCGGATCTTGTTGGTCAGCAGCTCAAGGCTCTGCTGCTGCTCAAGGCCTGAAAGGACGCGGCGCAGCTTCCACATGATCTTGACTTCTTCAGGCGAGAGCAGGTTCTCTTCGCGGCGCGTACCGGACGCGTTGACGTCCACGGCCGGGAAGATGCGCTTGTCTGCCAGCTGGCGGGACAGGCGGAGCTCCATGTTGCCGGTGCCCTTGAACTCCTCGAAGATGACTTCGTCCATCTTGGAGCCGGTCTCTACGAGCGCCGTTGCCAGGATGGTCAGTGAGCCACCGTTTTCGATGTTGCGGGCGGCGCCGAAGAAGCGCTTCGGCGGGTACAACGCTGCGGAGTCCACACCACCGGACAGGATGCGGCCGGAGGCCGGTGCTGCCAGGTTGTAGGCGCGGCCCAGGCGGGTCATGGAGTCCAGGAGGACCACAACGTCCATGCCCATTTCAACGAGGCGCTTGGCGCGCTCGATGGAGAGCTCGGCAACCGTGGTGTGGTCGTCTGCGGGACGGTCGAAGGTGGAGGCAATGACCTCACCCTTGACGGTGCGCTGCATGTCCGTGACTTCTTCGGGACGTTCGTCAACCAACACCATCATGAGGTGGACCTCAGGATTGTTGGTGGTGATCGCGTTCGCAATGGACTGCAGGATGAGCGTCTTTCCGGCCTTGGGCGGGGAGACGATCAGGCCACGCTGGCCCTTGCCGATCGGAGCCACGAGGTCGATGACACGCGGACCGATCTTCTTGGGGTCTGTTTCCAGGCGCAGGCGCTCGGACGGGTACAGCGGCACCAGTTTGGCGAACTCCACGCGGTCCTTGAGTTCTTCAGGAGTCTTGCCGTTGACCGAAGTCACACGAACAAGGGCGTTGAACTTCTGGCGCGAAGACTGCTGGTTGCGGTCTTCACCTTCGCGGGGTGCACGGATGGCGCCAACGACGGCGTCGCCCTTGCGGAGGTTGTACTTCTTGACCTGTGCCAGGGAAACGTAGACGTCGTTTGCACCGGGGAGGTAGCCGGAGGTACGGATGAATGCGTAGTTCTCCAGGACGTCCAGGATGCCTGCTACGGGGAGCAGAACATCGTCTTCGGTAACCTCGATGTCGTCAACATCCGGCCCCTGTGCACGGCCACGGCGGCGCTCGTTGCGGTCGCGGAAGCGGTCGCTGCGGGTGTTGCCGTCCCTGCTGTCCTGAGCGCCACGACGGTCGCTGCGTTCGTTCTGATCGTTGCGATCACGGCGGTTGCGGCGATTGCGGCGGTTGCCGCCGTCTTCGAGGTCGTTGGTGTCCTCGCGGCGGCCGCGGGAGTCACGACGTTCACGGGACTGATCGCCAGAGTCGGCCTGTTCGCGCTGTTCAGTGCGCTCGGCACGCTGTTCGCGCTGCTCGGTACGCTGTTCAGTGCGCTCGGCACGCTGTTCGCGCTGCTCGGTACGCTGTTCAGTGCGCTCGGCGCGCTGTTCGGTCCGTTCGCCGCGCTGTTCACGCTGTTCGGTCCGTTCGCCGCGCTGTTCACGCTGCTCAGTCCGCTCGGCGCGCTGTTCACGCTGTTCAGCGCGCTCGGGACGCTGCTCAGCAGCCGGGGCTTCTGCAGTTTCGTCGGGAGCTGCAGCAGCCTCGCTGCGGCGACGGTTACGGGTGCGGGGCTGGCGACGCTCGGTGCCGGCTTCGCTGACTTCCGGCGCTGCCTCGGGCTCTGCAACCGGCGCGGCCGGCGCTTCAGCGGATGCAGCGGCCTCTGTTGCGGACACAACACCATCGCTGGTGGCGCGGCGACTACGGCCACGTCCACGTCCACGAGGGGCTTCCTGGACCGGCGCCTCGGCGCTTGCGTCAGCAGCAGGCGCGCTCTTCTCCGCAACCTTGACGTCGGCGACCGGCGCTGCCTTGGGCGCGGTGGCTGCCTTCGTCGATGCCTTGGCCGGGGCCTTGGCGGTAGAAGTCCCGGCACGATGGGCGGAAATGGCTGTTACCAAGTCCCCCTTACGCATACGGGACCCACCGGAGATCCCCAGCTGGCTGGCAAGAGCCTGGAGCTGGGCGAGCTTAAGGCCGGCAAGGCCGCTGCTCTTGGTGGTTGCTGCTGTTGACGACTCGGCAGCAGAAGTTGTTGTGTCCACAGCTGAAGCCAGCTCAGTGGTTTCTGTCACGAAGGATCCTTCCCCCTCGACGGCGTCCAGAGCGAGAGCTGGACGCGATGATTTGTTCTGGGCTGCAGTTCAGATCTGCAGCCGGTGATTTCGGCCGTGCCTGATGGATTGTGGCCAACAGGGCCGGATACTGATCGTCTTCATTGAATCCAGTTGCCCGGACAGCCGACTGAATATTCAGGGAACAGAGAGAGTTCTGCGGCACCTGAGACAGGCCGGAAGGAGACGGCACCGCCAGACGTTGGCACAGTTGACGAAAGGAACAGCGAAACCGCCAAGATCCAAAATCAGGGAACTGCCCGCGGCTTTACCGCCGGTGCACTTCCACTCTAGCACCTTCAACGTCCACAGCCAGCGTCATCACGCGCCAACCGACGTTCGGTGTGTTGGCACCAGTAAATGCCTCGATGAATTCGGCAACGGTTGCCGCTTCGCCCGGCCCATTGGCCAGGACCATGACAGTAGGACCGGCACCGGAAACCACGGCAGCGTGACCGGCCGTCCGCAGCGCCGCAATAAGGTCCGCGCTGGGCCTCATGGCTTCGGCCCGGTAGCTCTGGTGAAGGTAGTCTTCGGTACCGGGCAGCAGGAATTCCGGCTGTGTTGTCAGCGCGTGGATAAGCAATGCTGCGCGTCCGGAGTTCATTGCAGCAGCATGGTGGCCCACAGACGCGGGCAAGAGTCCGCGGGCAGTTTCGGTGGAGAGTTCGTAATCCGGAACGGCCACCACGGGAACTACGGTCCGGGCTACTTCAGCACGAGTACTGCTGTACTGCTCGCTGTCCTGCCAAGAGAGCGCCAGTCCGCCGAAAATGGCGGGGGCGACGTTGTCCGGGTGGCCTTCCATTTCGCTGGTCAACTGCAGGATCCAGTCGAGATCCTGCTGCGCCTCTTGTGGAACCAAGGCATTGGCCGCCGTAACGGCTGCTACAACTGCGGACGCCGAGGAACCCAGCCCTCGTCCATGCGGATTAACGTTGTCGGCCGTGATCCTTAGACCGGAGTGGCGGAAACCCAAACGTTCCAAGGCGAGGTCGATCGCACGCACCACCAAGTGGCTGGAGTCGCGCGGAAGAGTATCGGCGCCCTCACCGGAGAGCTCGAATTCGAGCTCTCCGGTGGTGAGCGTTTCCACCGTCAAGGTGTCATAAATGGACAGGGCCAAGCCGAGGCTGTCGTAGCCGGGACCCAGGTTGGCGCTCGTACCGGGGACCTTGACGGTCAGCCGCTGGCCTGCCGCGACGAGTTGACGATCGGTCGCGGTGGGCTGCGTTTGTTCCACTCTTATTTTTCTTCCAGTCCCAGTTCCGCGGCAACGGTAACGACGTCATTGGAAACCTTGACCGGCTGGACATCGCTGCCGTCCTCCGTGCGGAGGGCCCACTGCGGGTCCTTCAGTCCGTGGCCGGTAACGGTGATGACGATAGTCTTGCCGGACGGAACCTCACCAGCAGCGTGCTTCTTGATCAGGCCTGCCACGCCGGCAGCAGAGCCGGGCTCGACAAAGACGCCTTCCTTGGAGGAGAGCCAACGGTGGGCGTCCAGGATTTCCTCATCCGTGACAGCTTCAATCAGGCCACCGGATTCGTCGCGGGCAGCGACGGCAGTGTCCCATGATGCCGGGTTGCCGATGCGGATGGCAGTGGCAATGGTGTCCGGCTCAGTGATCGGGTGCCCTGCAACGAACGGCGCTGCACCTGCAGCCTGGAATCCCCACATGATGGGTGTCTTGGTGGACACGGCCGGCAGTGTGCCGTTGGCGGTCTCGAAGGGGGCGGAGTACTCCTTGTATCCCTTCCAGTAGGCAGTGATGTTTCCGGCGTTGCCGACCGGCAGAACATGGATGTCCGGGGCATCGCCCAGGGAGTCCACAACTTCGAAGGCACCGGTCTTCTGGCCTTGGATACGGGCAGGGTTGACCGAGTTCACCAGGAAGACCGGGTAGGACTCGCCAAGCTTGCGGGCGATATCCAGACAGTTATCGAAGTTGCCGTCCACCTGCAGGAGGGTGGCGCCATGCGCGATCGCCTGGCTGAGCTTGCCCATGGAGATCTTGCCCTCGGGGACCAGCACGGCGCACTTGAGGCCGGCGGCTGTCGCGTAAGCGGCGGCCGAGGCGGAGGTGTTTCCGGTGGAAGCACATACAACGGCTTTGGCGCCGGCTTCGACTGCTGCCGTCATCGCCATGGTCATGCCGCGGTCCTTGAATGAACCCGTGGGGTTCATTCCCTCGACCTTCAGGTACACCTGGGAGCCGGTCAGCTCGGAAAGCTTCTGAGCGTGGACGAGCGGCGTGCCGCCCTCGCCGAGGGTGATGACCTTGGTGGCTTCCGTTACAGGCAAACGATCAGCGTATTCGCGGATTACTCCGCGCCATTGGTGAGCCACTTAGACCCCTTCTACCCGCAGTACGGATGTCACAGAATTGATGACGTCCAGGCCCTTGACGGCCTCGACGGTTGCTGCGAGTGCAGCTTCGGATGCACGGTGCGTCACGATTTTCAGCTCAGCCGACTCAACATTCGAGGCAGAGTCGCGGTGGATCGTTTGACGCATGATCTCGATGGATACGCCGTTCTCCGCAAAAATGTGGGCGATGCGAGCCAGCACACCTGCTTGGTCTGCTACATCCAGACCGATGTAATAGCTGGTGTTGGAGGCATCAATGGGCAGTGCCGGAACATGCCCGGTAGTTGTTTCCGTGCGGCCGGGACCGCCCAGCACCAGGCGTCGGGCAGCGGAGACGAGGTCACCCAACACAGCTGAGGCAGTTGGAGTCCCCCCTGCACCCTGGCCGTAGAACATCAGTTCACCGGCGTTTTCGGCTTCAATGAA
This genomic stretch from Micrococcaceae bacterium Sec5.1 harbors:
- a CDS encoding WecB/TagA/CpsF family glycosyltransferase; this encodes MIPDRQRVPVLDVDATPLRVNELIDALHGLIATGTTRTVLGHNLHSITLFHSCADFRSLYDQSSVILLDGAPVAMLWGLAHKRQLKPLGQGPMAYRLGSMDWIPALGGVKGLERVAVIGAGRAANTQAVARLRTIIPDATVDGMPGEGWDDELEMAVVEWLDRFRPQLVLLGLGMPLQETVLQRRLTQFPPAVYCAVGGAIEQVAGVQKLAPRWLGRLGLEWAWRLVLHPGRVAYRVFVEPWKLAGLLIRRHFQPSQTKGK
- a CDS encoding L-threonylcarbamoyladenylate synthase, whose amino-acid sequence is MTTTYNCTSDDQRAEGLQHAQRAISEKKCIVLPTDTVYGIAADAFSPLAVTMLLASKGRSRQMPPPVLIPRINALDGLASDVSANARALAQAFWPGGLTLILHAQPSLDWDLGDTKGTVALRMPDDELALELLGLTGPLAVSSANRTGQEAAQTASEARLQLADSVEVYLEGGFRPVKGTAALPSTIVDATSEPFRVVREGAISLERLREVVPSVLGVDEPAPSAAPAAAETEAAEQEEPVSEAATSHDAPIEVTEAPAVEDPAAAVSASAPDAPREAKPE
- the prmC gene encoding peptide chain release factor N(5)-glutamine methyltransferase, which produces MTIFPGQSLADAVREATAVLSDAGVPTPRVDAELLAEHLLGVGLGRLRAMLLGDSPAPEGYAELVAERAGRVPLQHITGVAYFRHLELQVGPGVFIPRPETESVVQLVIDHVAGMSHPKIVDLGTGSGAIAGSIAQEVPGAEVHAVEFSTFAHAWASRNLEPLGVSLIQGDLRDALPEHNGSFDVVVSNPPYIPAEAIPNEPEVALHDPPEALYGGGADGMELPTAAAASAGRLLKPGGYFVMEHAEVQADWISGMLRRAGRWQDITTHFDLNGKERATSAVLANKAPDE
- the prfA gene encoding peptide chain release factor 1; translation: MFESVQGLLDEHAAIQAQLSDPAVYADQSAARKLGRRSAQLQGIVEAYNKWRGLNDDLEAAKEMADEDPEFAAEVVQLEEQIPAAQERLRRLLIPRDPDDARNVILEVKGGEGGDEAALFAGDLLRMYMRYAESRGWKTEMISANESDLGGYKDVAVAIKGNSNDPAEGVFARLKFEGGVHRVQRVPVTESQGRIHTSAAGVLVLPEVDEPEELEINQNDLKIDVYRSSGPGGQSVNTTDSAVRITHLPTGIVVAMQNEKSQLQNREAGMRVLRARLLAHQQEQIDAANSEQRKSQIRTMDRSERIRTYNFPENRIADHRTGYKAYNLDAVMNGDLEPVIQSAIEADEQSRLDALGE
- the rho gene encoding transcription termination factor Rho; this translates as MTETTELASAVDTTTSAAESSTAATTKSSGLAGLKLAQLQALASQLGISGGSRMRKGDLVTAISAHRAGTSTAKAPAKASTKAATAPKAAPVADVKVAEKSAPAADASAEAPVQEAPRGRGRGRSRRATSDGVVSATEAAASAEAPAAPVAEPEAAPEVSEAGTERRQPRTRNRRRSEAAAAPDETAEAPAAEQRPERAEQREQRAERTEQREQRGERTEQREQRGERTEQRAERTEQRTEQREQRAERTEQRTEQREQRAERTEQREQADSGDQSRERRDSRGRREDTNDLEDGGNRRNRRNRRDRNDQNERSDRRGAQDSRDGNTRSDRFRDRNERRRGRAQGPDVDDIEVTEDDVLLPVAGILDVLENYAFIRTSGYLPGANDVYVSLAQVKKYNLRKGDAVVGAIRAPREGEDRNQQSSRQKFNALVRVTSVNGKTPEELKDRVEFAKLVPLYPSERLRLETDPKKIGPRVIDLVAPIGKGQRGLIVSPPKAGKTLILQSIANAITTNNPEVHLMMVLVDERPEEVTDMQRTVKGEVIASTFDRPADDHTTVAELSIERAKRLVEMGMDVVVLLDSMTRLGRAYNLAAPASGRILSGGVDSAALYPPKRFFGAARNIENGGSLTILATALVETGSKMDEVIFEEFKGTGNMELRLSRQLADKRIFPAVDVNASGTRREENLLSPEEVKIMWKLRRVLSGLEQQQSLELLTNKIRETQSNVEFLMQVQKTTLGAKSDNDK
- the thrB gene encoding homoserine kinase, whose translation is MEQTQPTATDRQLVAAGQRLTVKVPGTSANLGPGYDSLGLALSIYDTLTVETLTTGELEFELSGEGADTLPRDSSHLVVRAIDLALERLGFRHSGLRITADNVNPHGRGLGSSASAVVAAVTAANALVPQEAQQDLDWILQLTSEMEGHPDNVAPAIFGGLALSWQDSEQYSSTRAEVARTVVPVVAVPDYELSTETARGLLPASVGHHAAAMNSGRAALLIHALTTQPEFLLPGTEDYLHQSYRAEAMRPSADLIAALRTAGHAAVVSGAGPTVMVLANGPGEAATVAEFIEAFTGANTPNVGWRVMTLAVDVEGARVEVHRR
- the thrC gene encoding threonine synthase, which produces MAHQWRGVIREYADRLPVTEATKVITLGEGGTPLVHAQKLSELTGSQVYLKVEGMNPTGSFKDRGMTMAMTAAVEAGAKAVVCASTGNTSASAAAYATAAGLKCAVLVPEGKISMGKLSQAIAHGATLLQVDGNFDNCLDIARKLGESYPVFLVNSVNPARIQGQKTGAFEVVDSLGDAPDIHVLPVGNAGNITAYWKGYKEYSAPFETANGTLPAVSTKTPIMWGFQAAGAAPFVAGHPITEPDTIATAIRIGNPASWDTAVAARDESGGLIEAVTDEEILDAHRWLSSKEGVFVEPGSAAGVAGLIKKHAAGEVPSGKTIVITVTGHGLKDPQWALRTEDGSDVQPVKVSNDVVTVAAELGLEEK